In Oryza sativa Japonica Group chromosome 3, ASM3414082v1, one DNA window encodes the following:
- the LOC4332917 gene encoding CST complex subunit STN1 codes for MDSLHLVHVKLLAADLLSLASRHTSPPSFARCGRTVTRAEIVGVVVSRDRREKFLRFLVDDGTGCVPCVLWLNHHYLNAASSSSRASDSDPTAEMALRMSEVVSLGTLLRVRGRIVLYRGAIQIAVRDVVLEKDPNVEVMHWLQCIRMAKECYDLRPPSA; via the coding sequence ATGGATTCTCTCCATCTCGTGCACGTCAAGCTCCTGGCTGCCGATCTCCTCTCCCTGGCCTCCCGCCACACCTCGCCGCCTTCGTTCGCTCGCTGCGGCCGTACGGTTACTCGTGCCGAGATCGTCGGCGTCGTGGTTTCCCGTGATCGCAGGGAGAAGTTCCTCCGGTTTCTGGTGGACGATGGCACCGGATGCGTGCCGTGCGTGCTGTGGCTGAACCACCACTACCTGAATGCTGCGAGCAGTTCATCCAGGGCATCAGATTCTGATCCAACTGCAGAGATGGCGTTGAGGATGTCAGAGGTGGTGAGCCTGGGCACTCTGTTGAGGGTTCGAGGCAGGATTGTATTGTACCGTGGTGCGATCCAGATTGCTGTTAGAGATGTTGTTCTGGAGAAGGACCCTAATGTGGAGGTGATGCATTGGTTGCAATGTATTCGCATGGCCAAGGAATGTTACGATCTGCGGCCGCCTTCTGCTTGA